From Staphylococcus delphini, one genomic window encodes:
- a CDS encoding NAD(P)H-dependent glycerol-3-phosphate dehydrogenase: MTNITVFGTGSFGTALANVLADNGHNTLMWGKTSTTVDEINHEHTNHNYLKGVTLNTSIQATTDIQTAIDHADIYLIALPTKAIREVMSQVNQLLTSKKSFIHVTKGIENATFKRVSEMLEDSISPEYNAGIGVLSGPSHAEEVVIKQPTTVSAASSNPELRKLIQDLFMTDYLRVYTNDDLVGVELGGALKNIIAIASGVLAGMGFGDNAKAALMTRGLAEITRLGVKLGADPLTFQGLGGIGDLIVTCTSTHSRNYSLGYQLGKGKSLDEIMNHMNMVAEGVYTTESVYNLSKKENVEMPITEALYHVLFENQPVEQAVKALMGRTKKSE, encoded by the coding sequence ATGACGAACATTACAGTGTTTGGTACAGGAAGTTTTGGTACTGCATTGGCTAATGTGCTTGCAGACAATGGCCACAACACATTAATGTGGGGTAAAACATCAACAACAGTAGACGAAATCAACCACGAACATACAAATCATAATTATTTAAAAGGGGTTACGCTTAATACGTCAATTCAAGCGACAACAGATATTCAGACCGCAATTGACCATGCTGATATATATTTAATCGCATTGCCAACAAAAGCGATTAGAGAAGTTATGTCGCAAGTCAATCAATTGCTGACTTCAAAAAAATCTTTTATTCATGTTACTAAAGGGATTGAGAATGCAACATTTAAGCGTGTTTCAGAAATGTTGGAAGACTCCATTTCACCAGAATATAACGCTGGCATTGGGGTGCTTTCTGGTCCAAGCCATGCCGAAGAAGTGGTGATCAAACAACCAACAACCGTATCAGCAGCTTCAAGTAATCCAGAATTACGCAAATTGATACAAGATTTATTCATGACGGATTATTTACGTGTGTATACCAATGATGATCTTGTCGGCGTAGAACTTGGTGGTGCACTTAAAAATATTATTGCCATTGCGAGCGGCGTCCTTGCCGGTATGGGCTTTGGTGATAATGCAAAAGCTGCTTTAATGACGCGCGGTTTAGCAGAAATTACACGTTTAGGTGTTAAACTTGGCGCCGATCCGCTCACATTCCAAGGTTTAGGCGGCATTGGTGATTTAATTGTAACGTGTACTTCTACGCATTCAAGAAACTATTCTCTCGGTTATCAACTTGGTAAAGGAAAAAGTTTAGATGAAATCATGAATCATATGAACATGGTTGCTGAAGGCGTGTACACAACTGAATCGGTGTACAATCTTTCTAAAAAAGAAAATGTTGAAATGCCAATTACTGAAGCGTTGTATCATGTTTTATTTGAAAATCAACCTGTTGAACAAGCAGTCAAAGCGTTAATGGGACGCACAAAAAAATCAGAATAA
- a CDS encoding HU family DNA-binding protein: MNKTDLINAVAEQADLTKKEAGLAVDAVFEAIQKSLAKGEKVQLIGFGNFEVRERAARKGRNPQTGKEIDIPASKVPAFKAGKALKDAVK, from the coding sequence ATGAACAAAACTGACTTAATTAACGCTGTTGCAGAACAAGCTGATTTAACTAAAAAAGAAGCTGGTTTAGCTGTTGATGCTGTTTTTGAAGCAATTCAAAAATCATTAGCTAAAGGTGAAAAAGTACAATTAATCGGTTTCGGTAACTTTGAGGTACGTGAGCGTGCCGCGCGTAAAGGTCGCAACCCTCAAACAGGTAAAGAAATTGACATCCCTGCAAGCAAAGTTCCAGCTTTCAAAGCAGGTAAAGCATTAAAAGATGCTGTGAAATAA
- a CDS encoding heptaprenyl diphosphate synthase component 1 has protein sequence MENTFECLQQQLDKRLNQLNRPQNIHINRTLSQLLDQLDVPLNAKLACLSIDTSMKHLDRISYYHYERDAILIGDLLSAHYYQLLADLKDVELQLQMSQAIVKINELKSYIQHQKDIHANANLKDMMITIETLLIQVLIKHYRIEQSFSDIRHQLIQQLDVQQLSYLVDWQPDEINDMIIALQNYTKSK, from the coding sequence ATGGAGAATACTTTTGAATGTTTACAACAACAACTTGATAAACGATTGAACCAACTCAATCGCCCCCAAAATATACATATCAATCGAACTTTAAGTCAATTGTTAGATCAACTTGATGTGCCTTTAAATGCAAAACTTGCGTGCCTCTCTATTGATACATCAATGAAACATCTTGATCGTATCAGTTATTATCATTATGAACGTGATGCCATACTCATAGGTGATTTGCTGAGTGCACACTATTATCAGTTACTTGCTGATTTGAAAGATGTTGAACTACAACTCCAAATGAGCCAAGCGATTGTAAAAATAAATGAATTAAAATCCTATATTCAACATCAAAAAGATATACACGCTAATGCAAATTTAAAAGATATGATGATTACGATTGAAACATTGTTAATTCAAGTATTGATAAAACATTACCGTATCGAACAGTCTTTTAGTGATATACGCCATCAACTGATTCAACAACTCGACGTACAACAATTGAGTTACTTAGTCGATTGGCAGCCAGATGAGATCAACGACATGATCATAGCATTACAAAACTATACAAAAAGTAAATGA
- a CDS encoding demethylmenaquinone methyltransferase: protein MTKNKANKAQVHEVFQNISGKYDRLNNIISFEQHKVWRKKVMKEMNVQAGTIALDVCCGTADWTIALSQAVGPEGEVTGLDFSENMLKVGEEKTAHMDNIRLVQGDAMALPFDDNAFDYVTIGFGLRNIPDYSKALSEMYRVLKPGGMAVCLETSQPTMPVFKQGYRLYFKFVMPIFGKIFAKSKQEYEWLQQSAFDFPDRETLKKMFEDVNFENVKVRSFTGGVAAMHLAYKPKTN from the coding sequence ATGACTAAAAACAAGGCAAATAAAGCACAAGTCCATGAAGTGTTTCAAAATATTTCTGGCAAATATGACCGTTTAAATAATATTATTAGCTTCGAACAACATAAAGTGTGGCGCAAAAAAGTAATGAAAGAAATGAACGTACAAGCAGGGACAATTGCTTTAGACGTCTGTTGTGGGACTGCTGATTGGACGATTGCTTTAAGCCAAGCAGTCGGGCCAGAAGGTGAAGTGACTGGACTGGATTTCAGTGAAAATATGCTTAAAGTGGGCGAAGAAAAAACGGCGCATATGGACAACATTAGACTTGTTCAAGGTGATGCGATGGCATTGCCGTTTGATGACAATGCATTTGACTATGTGACAATCGGGTTTGGATTACGTAATATTCCAGACTATTCAAAAGCATTGTCAGAAATGTATCGCGTCCTGAAGCCAGGTGGTATGGCTGTATGTTTAGAAACTAGCCAACCGACGATGCCAGTCTTCAAACAAGGGTATCGTCTGTATTTTAAATTTGTGATGCCCATCTTCGGTAAAATCTTTGCGAAATCAAAACAAGAATATGAATGGCTCCAGCAGTCTGCATTCGATTTCCCAGATCGCGAAACTTTAAAGAAAATGTTTGAAGATGTCAACTTTGAAAATGTCAAAGTCCGTAGCTTTACAGGTGGCGTGGCTGCCATGCACTTAGCTTATAAACCCAAAACGAACTAA
- a CDS encoding polyprenyl synthetase family protein, with product MSKLNLNQEIKKIENTLKQLIQSEDSTLQSAADHLLSSGGKRVRPLFVILSSYVGENPANDATYRVATALELIHMATLVHDDVIDFSDKRRGKLTIEKKWDQPTAILTGNFLLARALEHLSYIQDSRIHQTLSHAIIEVCRGELFQFQDQFRAEQSITNYLRRINRKTALLMQLATEVGAMSSQTDDQTIRKMRDIGHHIGMSFQIVDDVLDFTSTEKKLGKPVGSDLRNGHMTLPVLLAMKQNAQLKEKVATLTPDSPTEDFDWCIEQIRQSEAISQSLNVSQQYLDKASTLLETLPKNEIKPHFRKLIKRLQNRMN from the coding sequence ATGTCGAAATTAAATTTGAATCAAGAAATTAAAAAAATTGAAAATACTTTGAAACAGTTGATTCAATCTGAGGATTCAACACTCCAAAGTGCTGCAGATCACCTTTTATCATCAGGAGGTAAACGCGTTCGACCGTTATTCGTGATTTTGAGCAGTTACGTCGGTGAAAATCCTGCTAATGATGCGACATATCGCGTTGCTACAGCGTTAGAGTTGATTCATATGGCAACGCTCGTCCATGATGATGTGATTGATTTCAGTGATAAAAGACGTGGCAAGTTAACTATCGAGAAGAAGTGGGATCAACCGACTGCGATTTTAACCGGTAATTTTCTACTTGCACGTGCGTTAGAACATTTGTCTTATATTCAGGACAGTCGCATTCATCAAACGCTGTCTCATGCGATTATCGAAGTGTGTCGCGGAGAACTTTTCCAATTCCAAGACCAATTTAGAGCAGAACAATCGATTACGAACTATTTGCGTCGAATCAATCGCAAAACTGCGCTATTAATGCAGCTCGCTACTGAAGTAGGTGCGATGAGTTCACAGACGGACGATCAAACGATTCGAAAAATGCGTGATATTGGTCATCATATCGGCATGAGTTTCCAAATTGTTGATGATGTTTTAGATTTTACGAGTACAGAAAAGAAACTCGGTAAACCTGTCGGAAGTGACTTGCGCAATGGTCACATGACACTCCCTGTATTATTAGCGATGAAGCAGAACGCACAATTAAAAGAAAAAGTCGCAACATTAACGCCGGATTCACCAACTGAAGACTTTGATTGGTGCATTGAACAAATACGTCAATCTGAAGCGATTTCTCAATCTTTAAACGTCAGCCAACAATATCTCGACAAAGCTTCAACGTTATTGGAAACATTACCTAAAAACGAGATTAAACCACATTTCAGAAAATTAATAAAAAGATTACAAAACAGAATGAATTAA
- the ndk gene encoding nucleoside-diphosphate kinase, which translates to MEKSFVMIKPDAVQRKLIGEIVQRIEQKGLKLVGAKLMTVPQSLAETHYGEHEGKPFYDSLISFITSAPVFAMVVEGENAVAVARHIIGSTNPSEATPGSIRGDLGLTVGRNVIHGSDSVASAEREIALWFKDEEISSYHTPDETWLYEA; encoded by the coding sequence ATGGAAAAAAGTTTTGTAATGATTAAACCGGACGCGGTACAACGTAAATTAATTGGTGAAATTGTTCAACGCATCGAACAAAAGGGATTAAAGCTTGTAGGGGCTAAATTAATGACAGTTCCACAATCTTTAGCTGAGACACATTATGGTGAACATGAAGGAAAGCCATTTTACGACTCATTGATTTCTTTCATTACATCAGCACCCGTTTTTGCGATGGTTGTAGAAGGTGAAAACGCTGTGGCCGTTGCACGTCATATTATCGGTAGTACGAATCCTTCTGAAGCGACACCTGGTTCCATTCGTGGTGATTTAGGTTTAACGGTTGGGCGTAATGTCATTCACGGTTCAGACTCAGTGGCATCTGCTGAACGTGAAATTGCACTTTGGTTTAAAGACGAAGAAATCAGTTCATACCATACACCGGATGAAACATGGTTATATGAAGCATAA
- the aroC gene encoding chorismate synthase, which produces MRFLTSGESHGPQLTVIIEGLPANMTIDIDQINEEMFKRQGGYGRGRRMQIEKDTVEIVSGVRHGYTLGSPVTIVIKNDDFTHWRNIMGAAPISEEEKENMKRVITKPRPGHADLVGGMKYNHRDLRNVLERSSARETAARVAVGALCKQLLKQLGIDVYSRVVEIGGIKDEGIYDIDTIVENVDKNDVRVIDDSIAQAIRDKIDSAKKEGDSIGGVVQVIVNHMPIGIGSYVHYDRKLDGRIAQSVVGINAFKGVSFGEGFKAAEKLGSEIQDPILYSEEQGYYRASNHLGGLEGGMSNGMPIIVNGVMKPIPTLYKPLASVDINSKEPFKATIERSDSCAVPAASIVCEHAVSYEIARTILEEFGSHDFSRLAQQVAERRELNQTY; this is translated from the coding sequence TTGAGATTTTTAACGTCTGGAGAATCACACGGTCCACAATTAACGGTCATTATTGAAGGACTACCAGCAAATATGACTATTGATATTGATCAAATCAACGAAGAAATGTTTAAGCGTCAAGGTGGTTATGGAAGAGGCCGTCGTATGCAAATTGAAAAGGATACGGTAGAAATCGTTTCAGGTGTGCGCCATGGTTATACATTGGGCAGTCCTGTCACGATCGTCATTAAGAATGATGATTTTACACATTGGCGTAATATTATGGGTGCTGCACCCATTTCAGAAGAAGAGAAAGAAAATATGAAACGTGTCATTACGAAACCAAGACCCGGTCATGCAGATTTGGTCGGTGGCATGAAATATAACCATCGTGATTTACGTAATGTACTTGAACGCTCATCTGCACGTGAAACAGCCGCACGCGTTGCTGTGGGGGCACTTTGTAAGCAATTGTTGAAACAGTTAGGCATCGACGTTTATAGCCGTGTCGTTGAAATCGGTGGTATTAAAGACGAGGGCATTTATGACATTGATACTATTGTTGAAAATGTTGATAAAAATGATGTCCGTGTTATTGACGACAGTATTGCACAAGCGATTCGCGATAAAATTGATAGTGCTAAAAAAGAAGGCGATTCTATCGGCGGTGTCGTCCAGGTCATTGTTAACCATATGCCAATCGGAATCGGTAGTTATGTCCACTATGATAGAAAACTTGATGGCCGAATTGCACAAAGTGTTGTTGGCATTAACGCATTTAAAGGTGTGAGTTTTGGTGAAGGCTTTAAAGCGGCAGAAAAATTAGGCAGTGAAATTCAAGATCCGATCTTATATTCAGAGGAACAAGGCTATTACCGCGCATCAAATCATCTCGGCGGTTTAGAAGGCGGTATGTCAAACGGTATGCCGATTATCGTGAATGGTGTGATGAAGCCTATTCCAACGTTGTATAAACCACTTGCATCAGTAGATATTAACTCTAAAGAACCATTTAAAGCGACGATTGAACGATCAGACAGTTGTGCGGTACCTGCTGCAAGTATTGTTTGTGAACATGCTGTCTCATATGAAATTGCGAGAACTATTTTAGAGGAGTTTGGTTCTCATGACTTTTCACGTCTCGCACAACAAGTCGCTGAAAGACGCGAACTGAACCAAACATATTAA
- the aroB gene encoding 3-dehydroquinate synthase: MQLTTTYPDHNYPIIIEHAAFDQLDALVSNYQHVFVFVDQNVYTTWEAKISKFVHHHAYTTFQLPSGEQVKYMAQYEHYIEALLAHQPTRNTCLIAIGGGATGDFVGFLAATLLRGVDFIQVPTTILAHDSSVGGKVGINTTHGKNLVGAFHRPKAVIYDLEFLTSLPYSEILSGYGEVYKHALLNDAQSVQTLENAYPDNGHLRALYGIEKYLINGIQTKLQIVLNDEKERGQRQFLNLGHTLGHAIEYQYQLAHGHAVMMGIVYQFIVSNLLLDTHFDIPHYFKYLNRLGYPLDVIRQFEFEPLFKLMRNDKKNDAKGVRMVLLQAIGDPIVKHVETPILEKALETFKQQYLEVI; this comes from the coding sequence ATGCAATTAACAACGACATATCCGGACCACAATTATCCGATTATTATTGAACATGCTGCATTCGACCAATTAGATGCGCTCGTTTCTAACTACCAACATGTGTTTGTGTTTGTCGATCAAAACGTCTATACAACTTGGGAAGCCAAGATTTCTAAGTTCGTTCATCATCATGCATATACCACGTTTCAACTCCCTTCAGGTGAACAAGTGAAGTATATGGCGCAGTATGAACATTATATTGAGGCGCTACTTGCCCATCAACCAACGCGTAATACGTGCTTAATCGCAATTGGCGGCGGTGCAACAGGCGATTTCGTTGGCTTTTTAGCCGCAACATTATTACGCGGCGTTGACTTTATTCAAGTCCCTACAACGATTCTTGCCCATGATTCGAGTGTTGGCGGTAAAGTGGGTATCAATACGACACACGGTAAAAATCTTGTCGGTGCCTTTCATCGTCCAAAAGCGGTCATTTACGATTTAGAGTTTCTCACTTCATTACCTTATTCGGAAATATTAAGCGGTTATGGTGAAGTATATAAACATGCATTGTTGAATGATGCGCAATCAGTACAGACGCTTGAAAATGCTTATCCCGATAACGGACATTTAAGAGCGTTGTATGGGATTGAAAAGTATTTAATTAACGGGATTCAAACAAAGCTGCAAATTGTATTGAATGATGAAAAAGAACGTGGTCAACGTCAATTTTTAAATTTAGGTCATACGTTGGGTCATGCGATCGAATATCAATATCAACTTGCACATGGTCACGCTGTCATGATGGGGATTGTCTATCAATTTATCGTTTCAAATCTATTATTGGACACGCATTTTGATATTCCACATTACTTCAAGTATTTAAATCGTTTAGGTTATCCGTTAGATGTGATTCGCCAATTTGAATTCGAACCGTTATTTAAACTCATGCGCAATGACAAGAAAAATGATGCAAAGGGTGTACGCATGGTTCTGCTACAAGCAATTGGTGACCCTATCGTTAAACACGTTGAAACACCTATATTAGAAAAAGCACTTGAGACATTCAAACAACAATATCTTGAGGTGATATAG
- the aroA gene encoding 3-phosphoshikimate 1-carboxyvinyltransferase — MEKIMINGPLIGEVSVPGDKSMTHRAIMLASLAQGRSVIHQPLLGEDCLRTAKIFEKLGVKMDITDEAMTIDSPGYAHFQTPHQTLYTGNSGTTTRLMAGLLGGLGIQSVLSGDASIGKRPMDRVLQPLRQMHVNISGVEDNYTPLIIGPSEVKGIHYDMPVASAQVKSAILFASLFAQNTTTIREIDMSRNHTETMFAHYGIPVQTQDLTVTLPGEGIHHIQPRDFEVPGDISSAVFLIVAALITPGSDITLHNVGINPTRDGIIEIVERMGGNISLSNQTNGPEPTATIRVQYTPGLKGIEIGGGLIPRCIDELPTIALLCTQAHGSSIIKDAEELKVKETNRIDTTAIELGKLGLKLKPTNDGLIIEPSTISQIQPVDSHNDHRIGMMLAVASLMTPEPIEIAQFESVNVSFPGFLPLLKQLENEG; from the coding sequence ATGGAAAAAATTATGATTAACGGGCCACTCATTGGTGAAGTATCCGTACCTGGCGATAAATCAATGACGCACCGAGCGATTATGCTGGCTTCTTTAGCACAAGGACGCTCTGTTATACATCAACCTTTACTCGGTGAAGATTGTTTACGTACAGCAAAAATATTTGAAAAGTTAGGCGTTAAAATGGACATTACAGATGAAGCCATGACGATTGACTCACCTGGTTATGCTCATTTTCAAACGCCACACCAAACGTTATATACAGGTAATTCAGGCACGACGACACGTTTGATGGCCGGATTGCTTGGTGGATTAGGCATTCAAAGTGTGTTGTCTGGAGATGCGTCTATCGGCAAAAGACCTATGGACCGTGTGCTTCAACCGCTTCGACAAATGCATGTCAACATTTCAGGTGTAGAGGATAACTACACACCACTTATCATTGGACCTAGTGAAGTCAAAGGGATTCATTATGATATGCCAGTTGCAAGCGCGCAAGTGAAGAGTGCCATTTTGTTTGCAAGCTTATTTGCTCAAAATACGACAACGATTCGCGAAATAGATATGTCACGCAACCATACTGAGACGATGTTTGCCCATTATGGTATTCCTGTTCAAACACAAGATTTAACAGTGACCTTACCAGGCGAAGGGATTCATCATATCCAACCGCGCGACTTCGAAGTACCTGGAGATATTTCATCGGCAGTCTTTCTCATCGTGGCGGCATTAATTACACCAGGTAGTGACATTACGCTTCATAACGTTGGCATAAACCCAACCCGTGACGGAATTATCGAAATCGTTGAGCGTATGGGCGGCAATATTTCACTTTCAAATCAAACAAATGGTCCAGAGCCCACTGCAACGATTCGTGTGCAATATACACCTGGTTTAAAGGGTATTGAAATTGGTGGCGGTCTTATTCCAAGATGTATTGATGAGCTACCGACAATTGCGTTACTCTGTACACAAGCACATGGTTCAAGTATCATAAAAGATGCTGAAGAATTAAAAGTGAAAGAAACCAACCGTATTGATACAACAGCAATTGAACTCGGTAAGTTAGGTTTAAAACTTAAGCCGACTAACGACGGACTCATCATCGAACCGTCAACAATCAGTCAAATTCAACCTGTTGACAGTCATAACGACCATCGTATCGGTATGATGTTAGCCGTTGCTTCACTTATGACACCAGAACCGATTGAAATTGCACAATTCGAAAGTGTCAATGTGTCATTCCCAGGGTTTTTGCCACTACTTAAACAATTAGAAAATGAGGGATAG
- a CDS encoding tetratricopeptide repeat protein: MQDIYKLIDDINLQKLDQLDSRVQEALQSDNDEALFVLGETLYQFGLTPQGLEVFRTLYMKYPDEDEILIYFIDGLISENQTDEALEFLNEVPLTPERLMLEADLYQQINMIDIAIEKIEQAIELQPADPIVHFALAELLYYDGQYLRASREYDTVLQSGEYEVNGVNLFSRLADSSLQSGNYTDALRWFDEINDNELTSEDYLKKAIAYEKNDMTHEAIKLVKTLLQKDPDFIQGYYYLQQLYENEKTFADAIEIGQEGLRLNQFYKELMYSTGALQIEHGDQNEGVTLLKQALEVDPGYQEPLLLLADFLRNEEDYEALIELVQYVDEEDMDPQFMWQLAYALGQEERDKEAQHFYGLAFESMRDNIDFLKDYYYYLIEIGQIEQAKSILQLLLQKDSGNPEWDAEQGRLI; this comes from the coding sequence ATGCAAGATATCTACAAATTAATTGACGATATCAACTTACAAAAATTAGATCAACTCGATTCTCGCGTTCAGGAAGCGTTGCAATCAGATAACGATGAGGCATTGTTTGTTCTAGGTGAGACATTATATCAATTCGGACTTACACCACAAGGCCTTGAAGTCTTTCGTACGCTTTACATGAAATATCCAGATGAAGATGAAATTTTAATCTATTTTATTGATGGGCTGATTTCAGAGAACCAAACAGATGAAGCATTAGAGTTTTTAAATGAAGTGCCACTCACACCTGAACGTTTAATGTTAGAAGCTGATTTATATCAACAAATTAATATGATAGATATTGCGATTGAAAAAATCGAACAAGCGATCGAGCTACAACCTGCTGATCCGATTGTCCATTTCGCATTAGCAGAGTTACTCTACTATGATGGTCAATATTTGCGCGCATCAAGGGAGTATGACACTGTACTCCAGAGCGGAGAGTATGAAGTCAATGGTGTTAACTTATTCTCACGTTTAGCAGATAGCAGTCTTCAAAGCGGCAACTATACCGATGCACTACGTTGGTTTGATGAAATAAATGACAATGAACTGACATCAGAAGATTATCTTAAAAAAGCGATCGCGTATGAAAAGAATGACATGACGCATGAAGCAATTAAGTTGGTAAAAACATTACTCCAAAAAGATCCAGACTTTATTCAAGGCTACTACTATTTACAACAACTTTATGAAAACGAGAAAACATTTGCAGATGCGATTGAAATCGGTCAAGAAGGGTTACGTCTCAACCAGTTTTATAAAGAGTTGATGTACAGTACGGGGGCATTGCAAATCGAACATGGCGATCAAAATGAAGGTGTGACGTTATTAAAACAAGCACTTGAAGTGGATCCGGGTTATCAAGAACCTTTACTGTTGTTGGCTGACTTTTTACGTAATGAAGAAGATTATGAAGCATTAATTGAATTAGTTCAGTATGTTGATGAAGAAGATATGGACCCTCAATTTATGTGGCAACTCGCATATGCATTAGGACAAGAAGAACGTGATAAAGAGGCGCAACATTTTTACGGGTTAGCGTTTGAATCGATGCGTGACAACATTGATTTCTTAAAAGATTACTACTATTATCTCATCGAAATCGGTCAAATCGAACAAGCTAAATCTATTCTTCAATTACTGTTGCAAAAAGATAGTGGTAACCCTGAGTGGGATGCAGAACAAGGACGATTAATTTAA
- a CDS encoding YpiB family protein, with protein MLDTRLNIEKRDFIEYLLFHYQFKSRISVWLLNFIKTTPALIEKIHFVDQIVAEHPTIEMAVSDTPDVAIQYHDGETVMMNTNEIFDRVIHHSQQLDVKIHFNPEADRDLRLDHLLLQQLLATQNGDAYHKDVYHIELSHSTEQQIIYLLKSHIDLSLNLKDIQSFQHYTKILNLIKLRHITDEI; from the coding sequence ATGCTAGATACGCGTTTAAATATTGAAAAACGTGACTTTATCGAGTATTTACTCTTTCACTATCAGTTTAAATCTCGAATCAGTGTATGGTTACTCAATTTCATTAAAACGACCCCTGCACTGATTGAAAAAATTCATTTTGTCGATCAAATCGTAGCAGAACACCCTACTATAGAAATGGCTGTGTCGGATACACCTGACGTAGCCATTCAATATCATGACGGTGAGACGGTAATGATGAACACGAATGAAATATTTGATCGAGTCATTCATCATTCACAGCAACTGGACGTTAAAATTCATTTTAATCCTGAAGCTGATCGTGATTTACGTCTCGATCATTTATTATTGCAACAACTGCTCGCAACGCAAAATGGAGATGCGTATCATAAAGATGTGTATCATATCGAGCTCTCTCATAGTACAGAGCAGCAAATCATTTATTTATTAAAATCACATATTGACTTAAGTTTAAATTTGAAAGATATTCAATCATTTCAGCACTATACAAAAATATTAAATCTCATTAAATTGAGACATATTACTGACGAAATTTAA
- a CDS encoding DUF1405 domain-containing protein, with amino-acid sequence MWTALQNMLFYQRPILILIIMSNILGTLYGYIWYAPQLFRSAWYFWPFIPDSPTATLFLVVSLILLMCKKQSAIIDTLAFVTLLKYGIWAVMMNLLLFIEDNTIYVVGVMLMISHGIMAFQAVLFLPQFKFTLMSLAVTIIWVFHNDVIDYVFHQYPVYGGLGHYEAQIGYLAFWLSILPILFVIYRLSRGKKIDQV; translated from the coding sequence ATGTGGACAGCTCTACAGAACATGTTGTTTTATCAACGCCCAATACTCATATTGATTATTATGAGTAATATTTTAGGGACGCTTTATGGTTATATTTGGTATGCGCCACAACTTTTCAGATCAGCGTGGTATTTTTGGCCATTTATTCCAGATAGTCCCACTGCGACGTTATTTTTAGTCGTCAGCTTAATCTTGCTAATGTGTAAAAAGCAAAGTGCCATCATTGATACGCTCGCTTTCGTCACATTATTGAAATATGGCATTTGGGCAGTTATGATGAATCTTTTGTTGTTTATAGAGGACAATACTATTTATGTGGTGGGTGTCATGTTAATGATTTCTCACGGTATTATGGCGTTTCAAGCTGTATTATTTTTACCACAATTCAAATTTACGTTAATGAGTTTAGCAGTCACTATCATTTGGGTTTTCCATAATGATGTGATCGATTACGTTTTTCATCAATATCCAGTGTACGGCGGACTCGGACATTATGAAGCACAAATTGGTTACCTTGCATTTTGGCTATCCATATTGCCAATTTTGTTCGTAATTTATCGACTCAGCAGGGGTAAAAAGATTGACCAAGTTTGA